In Electrophorus electricus isolate fEleEle1 chromosome 6, fEleEle1.pri, whole genome shotgun sequence, a single genomic region encodes these proteins:
- the LOC113573796 gene encoding homer protein homolog 1 isoform X2 — protein MGEQPIFSTRAHVFQIDPTTKKNWVPTSKHAVTVSYFYDSTRNVYRIISLDGSKAIINSTITPNMTFTKTSQKFGQWADSRANTVYGLGFSSESHLSKFAEKFAEFKEAARLAKEKSQEKMELTSTPSQLYLHLSQACRAGAYLAKESATGELQSPLTPESINGTDDERVPRDASLNSEPRAEPNTVPFPHSSSSAINKHWEAELAALKGNNAKLTAALLESTANVKQWKQQLAAYQEEAERLHKRVTELECVSGQTAGIKTQKTELNQTIEELEAALKAKEEELERLKAEVERASELQLQKDAVSQKLQETETRNAELEAQLAGLEQRVETSQVEQESFRKSLRSLLELLDGKIFELTELRDSLAKLIDGSGS, from the exons agAGCAGCCAATCTTCAGTACCAGAGCCCATGTCTTCCAGATTGACCCCACTACTAAAAAGAACTGGGTCCCCACCAGCAAGCACGCGGTCACCGTCTCTTACTTTTATGACAGCACCCGTAACGTCTATCGCATCATCAGTCTGGACGGATCCAAG GCCATTATCAACAGTACAATCACACCCAACATGACGTTCACCAAGACATCGCAGAAATTCGGCCAGTGGGCAGACAGCCGGGCCAACACCGTCTATGGGCTTGGCTTCTCCTCCGAGAGTCACCTGAGTAAA TTTGCGGAAAAGTTTGCGGAGTTTAAGGAAGCCGCCCGGTTAGCGAAGGAGAAGTCTCAGGAGAAGATGGAGTTGACCAGTACCCCTTCCCAG cTCTACCTGCATCTGAGCCAAGCCTGCAGAGCTGGTGCTTACCTGGCTAAG gAATCGGCCACAGGTGAACTCCAGTCACCTTTAACCCCGGAGAGTATCAACGGAACGGATGACGAACGAGTCCCACGTGACGCCTCTCTGAACTCGGAACCGCGAGCGGAGCCCAACACGGTCCCCTTTCCTCACAG CAGCTCAAGTGCCATCAATAAACACTGGGAGGCCGAACTTGCCGCCCTGAAGGGAAACAATGCCAAGCTAACGGCAGCGTTGCTCGAATCTACGGCCAACGTCAAACAGTGGAAGCAACAGCTGGCTGCCTACCAGGAGGAGGCAGAAAGACTACACAAACGG GTGACGGAGCTGGAGTGTGTAAGCGGACAGACGGCAGGCATCAAAACGCAGAAAACGGAGCTAAATCAGACAATTGAAGAACTGGAGGCGGCGCTGAAGGCCAAGGAGGAG GAGCTCGAAAGATTAAAAGCCGAAGTTGAGCGCGCCAGCGAGCTACAGCTACAGAAAGATGCGGTCAGTCAGAAACTCCAG GAAACAGAAACACGGAATGCAGAGCTGGAAGCTCAGCTGGCCGGGCTGGAGCAGCGGGTGGAGACCAGTCAGGTGGAGCAGGAATCTTTCCGGAAGAGTCTGCGCTCGCTCCTCGAGCTCCTGGATGGCAAGATCTTCGAACTGACCGAGCTGCGAGACAGCCTGGCCAAGCTCATTGATGGCAGTGGCAGCTAG
- the LOC113573796 gene encoding homer protein homolog 1 isoform X5, protein MQREQPIFSTRAHVFQIDPTTKKNWVPTSKHAVTVSYFYDSTRNVYRIISLDGSKAIINSTITPNMTFTKTSQKFGQWADSRANTVYGLGFSSESHLSKFAEKFAEFKEAARLAKEKSQEKMELTSTPSQESATGELQSPLTPESINGTDDERVPRDASLNSEPRAEPNTVPFPHSSSAINKHWEAELAALKGNNAKLTAALLESTANVKQWKQQLAAYQEEAERLHKRVTELECVSGQTAGIKTQKTELNQTIEELEAALKAKEEELERLKAEVERASELQLQKDAVSQKLQETETRNAELEAQLAGLEQRVETSQVEQESFRKSLRSLLELLDGKIFELTELRDSLAKLIDGSGS, encoded by the exons agAGCAGCCAATCTTCAGTACCAGAGCCCATGTCTTCCAGATTGACCCCACTACTAAAAAGAACTGGGTCCCCACCAGCAAGCACGCGGTCACCGTCTCTTACTTTTATGACAGCACCCGTAACGTCTATCGCATCATCAGTCTGGACGGATCCAAG GCCATTATCAACAGTACAATCACACCCAACATGACGTTCACCAAGACATCGCAGAAATTCGGCCAGTGGGCAGACAGCCGGGCCAACACCGTCTATGGGCTTGGCTTCTCCTCCGAGAGTCACCTGAGTAAA TTTGCGGAAAAGTTTGCGGAGTTTAAGGAAGCCGCCCGGTTAGCGAAGGAGAAGTCTCAGGAGAAGATGGAGTTGACCAGTACCCCTTCCCAG gAATCGGCCACAGGTGAACTCCAGTCACCTTTAACCCCGGAGAGTATCAACGGAACGGATGACGAACGAGTCCCACGTGACGCCTCTCTGAACTCGGAACCGCGAGCGGAGCCCAACACGGTCCCCTTTCCTCACAG CTCAAGTGCCATCAATAAACACTGGGAGGCCGAACTTGCCGCCCTGAAGGGAAACAATGCCAAGCTAACGGCAGCGTTGCTCGAATCTACGGCCAACGTCAAACAGTGGAAGCAACAGCTGGCTGCCTACCAGGAGGAGGCAGAAAGACTACACAAACGG GTGACGGAGCTGGAGTGTGTAAGCGGACAGACGGCAGGCATCAAAACGCAGAAAACGGAGCTAAATCAGACAATTGAAGAACTGGAGGCGGCGCTGAAGGCCAAGGAGGAG GAGCTCGAAAGATTAAAAGCCGAAGTTGAGCGCGCCAGCGAGCTACAGCTACAGAAAGATGCGGTCAGTCAGAAACTCCAG GAAACAGAAACACGGAATGCAGAGCTGGAAGCTCAGCTGGCCGGGCTGGAGCAGCGGGTGGAGACCAGTCAGGTGGAGCAGGAATCTTTCCGGAAGAGTCTGCGCTCGCTCCTCGAGCTCCTGGATGGCAAGATCTTCGAACTGACCGAGCTGCGAGACAGCCTGGCCAAGCTCATTGATGGCAGTGGCAGCTAG
- the LOC113573796 gene encoding homer protein homolog 1 isoform X4 produces the protein MQREQPIFSTRAHVFQIDPTTKKNWVPTSKHAVTVSYFYDSTRNVYRIISLDGSKAIINSTITPNMTFTKTSQKFGQWADSRANTVYGLGFSSESHLSKFAEKFAEFKEAARLAKEKSQEKMELTSTPSQESATGELQSPLTPESINGTDDERVPRDASLNSEPRAEPNTVPFPHSSSSAINKHWEAELAALKGNNAKLTAALLESTANVKQWKQQLAAYQEEAERLHKRVTELECVSGQTAGIKTQKTELNQTIEELEAALKAKEEELERLKAEVERASELQLQKDAVSQKLQETETRNAELEAQLAGLEQRVETSQVEQESFRKSLRSLLELLDGKIFELTELRDSLAKLIDGSGS, from the exons agAGCAGCCAATCTTCAGTACCAGAGCCCATGTCTTCCAGATTGACCCCACTACTAAAAAGAACTGGGTCCCCACCAGCAAGCACGCGGTCACCGTCTCTTACTTTTATGACAGCACCCGTAACGTCTATCGCATCATCAGTCTGGACGGATCCAAG GCCATTATCAACAGTACAATCACACCCAACATGACGTTCACCAAGACATCGCAGAAATTCGGCCAGTGGGCAGACAGCCGGGCCAACACCGTCTATGGGCTTGGCTTCTCCTCCGAGAGTCACCTGAGTAAA TTTGCGGAAAAGTTTGCGGAGTTTAAGGAAGCCGCCCGGTTAGCGAAGGAGAAGTCTCAGGAGAAGATGGAGTTGACCAGTACCCCTTCCCAG gAATCGGCCACAGGTGAACTCCAGTCACCTTTAACCCCGGAGAGTATCAACGGAACGGATGACGAACGAGTCCCACGTGACGCCTCTCTGAACTCGGAACCGCGAGCGGAGCCCAACACGGTCCCCTTTCCTCACAG CAGCTCAAGTGCCATCAATAAACACTGGGAGGCCGAACTTGCCGCCCTGAAGGGAAACAATGCCAAGCTAACGGCAGCGTTGCTCGAATCTACGGCCAACGTCAAACAGTGGAAGCAACAGCTGGCTGCCTACCAGGAGGAGGCAGAAAGACTACACAAACGG GTGACGGAGCTGGAGTGTGTAAGCGGACAGACGGCAGGCATCAAAACGCAGAAAACGGAGCTAAATCAGACAATTGAAGAACTGGAGGCGGCGCTGAAGGCCAAGGAGGAG GAGCTCGAAAGATTAAAAGCCGAAGTTGAGCGCGCCAGCGAGCTACAGCTACAGAAAGATGCGGTCAGTCAGAAACTCCAG GAAACAGAAACACGGAATGCAGAGCTGGAAGCTCAGCTGGCCGGGCTGGAGCAGCGGGTGGAGACCAGTCAGGTGGAGCAGGAATCTTTCCGGAAGAGTCTGCGCTCGCTCCTCGAGCTCCTGGATGGCAAGATCTTCGAACTGACCGAGCTGCGAGACAGCCTGGCCAAGCTCATTGATGGCAGTGGCAGCTAG
- the LOC113573796 gene encoding homer protein homolog 1 isoform X3 — MQREQPIFSTRAHVFQIDPTTKKNWVPTSKHAVTVSYFYDSTRNVYRIISLDGSKAIINSTITPNMTFTKTSQKFGQWADSRANTVYGLGFSSESHLSKFAEKFAEFKEAARLAKEKSQEKMELTSTPSQLYLHLSQACRAGAYLAKESATGELQSPLTPESINGTDDERVPRDASLNSEPRAEPNTVPFPHSSSAINKHWEAELAALKGNNAKLTAALLESTANVKQWKQQLAAYQEEAERLHKRVTELECVSGQTAGIKTQKTELNQTIEELEAALKAKEEELERLKAEVERASELQLQKDAVSQKLQETETRNAELEAQLAGLEQRVETSQVEQESFRKSLRSLLELLDGKIFELTELRDSLAKLIDGSGS, encoded by the exons agAGCAGCCAATCTTCAGTACCAGAGCCCATGTCTTCCAGATTGACCCCACTACTAAAAAGAACTGGGTCCCCACCAGCAAGCACGCGGTCACCGTCTCTTACTTTTATGACAGCACCCGTAACGTCTATCGCATCATCAGTCTGGACGGATCCAAG GCCATTATCAACAGTACAATCACACCCAACATGACGTTCACCAAGACATCGCAGAAATTCGGCCAGTGGGCAGACAGCCGGGCCAACACCGTCTATGGGCTTGGCTTCTCCTCCGAGAGTCACCTGAGTAAA TTTGCGGAAAAGTTTGCGGAGTTTAAGGAAGCCGCCCGGTTAGCGAAGGAGAAGTCTCAGGAGAAGATGGAGTTGACCAGTACCCCTTCCCAG cTCTACCTGCATCTGAGCCAAGCCTGCAGAGCTGGTGCTTACCTGGCTAAG gAATCGGCCACAGGTGAACTCCAGTCACCTTTAACCCCGGAGAGTATCAACGGAACGGATGACGAACGAGTCCCACGTGACGCCTCTCTGAACTCGGAACCGCGAGCGGAGCCCAACACGGTCCCCTTTCCTCACAG CTCAAGTGCCATCAATAAACACTGGGAGGCCGAACTTGCCGCCCTGAAGGGAAACAATGCCAAGCTAACGGCAGCGTTGCTCGAATCTACGGCCAACGTCAAACAGTGGAAGCAACAGCTGGCTGCCTACCAGGAGGAGGCAGAAAGACTACACAAACGG GTGACGGAGCTGGAGTGTGTAAGCGGACAGACGGCAGGCATCAAAACGCAGAAAACGGAGCTAAATCAGACAATTGAAGAACTGGAGGCGGCGCTGAAGGCCAAGGAGGAG GAGCTCGAAAGATTAAAAGCCGAAGTTGAGCGCGCCAGCGAGCTACAGCTACAGAAAGATGCGGTCAGTCAGAAACTCCAG GAAACAGAAACACGGAATGCAGAGCTGGAAGCTCAGCTGGCCGGGCTGGAGCAGCGGGTGGAGACCAGTCAGGTGGAGCAGGAATCTTTCCGGAAGAGTCTGCGCTCGCTCCTCGAGCTCCTGGATGGCAAGATCTTCGAACTGACCGAGCTGCGAGACAGCCTGGCCAAGCTCATTGATGGCAGTGGCAGCTAG
- the LOC113573796 gene encoding homer protein homolog 1 isoform X1, whose protein sequence is MQREQPIFSTRAHVFQIDPTTKKNWVPTSKHAVTVSYFYDSTRNVYRIISLDGSKAIINSTITPNMTFTKTSQKFGQWADSRANTVYGLGFSSESHLSKFAEKFAEFKEAARLAKEKSQEKMELTSTPSQLYLHLSQACRAGAYLAKESATGELQSPLTPESINGTDDERVPRDASLNSEPRAEPNTVPFPHSSSSAINKHWEAELAALKGNNAKLTAALLESTANVKQWKQQLAAYQEEAERLHKRVTELECVSGQTAGIKTQKTELNQTIEELEAALKAKEEELERLKAEVERASELQLQKDAVSQKLQETETRNAELEAQLAGLEQRVETSQVEQESFRKSLRSLLELLDGKIFELTELRDSLAKLIDGSGS, encoded by the exons agAGCAGCCAATCTTCAGTACCAGAGCCCATGTCTTCCAGATTGACCCCACTACTAAAAAGAACTGGGTCCCCACCAGCAAGCACGCGGTCACCGTCTCTTACTTTTATGACAGCACCCGTAACGTCTATCGCATCATCAGTCTGGACGGATCCAAG GCCATTATCAACAGTACAATCACACCCAACATGACGTTCACCAAGACATCGCAGAAATTCGGCCAGTGGGCAGACAGCCGGGCCAACACCGTCTATGGGCTTGGCTTCTCCTCCGAGAGTCACCTGAGTAAA TTTGCGGAAAAGTTTGCGGAGTTTAAGGAAGCCGCCCGGTTAGCGAAGGAGAAGTCTCAGGAGAAGATGGAGTTGACCAGTACCCCTTCCCAG cTCTACCTGCATCTGAGCCAAGCCTGCAGAGCTGGTGCTTACCTGGCTAAG gAATCGGCCACAGGTGAACTCCAGTCACCTTTAACCCCGGAGAGTATCAACGGAACGGATGACGAACGAGTCCCACGTGACGCCTCTCTGAACTCGGAACCGCGAGCGGAGCCCAACACGGTCCCCTTTCCTCACAG CAGCTCAAGTGCCATCAATAAACACTGGGAGGCCGAACTTGCCGCCCTGAAGGGAAACAATGCCAAGCTAACGGCAGCGTTGCTCGAATCTACGGCCAACGTCAAACAGTGGAAGCAACAGCTGGCTGCCTACCAGGAGGAGGCAGAAAGACTACACAAACGG GTGACGGAGCTGGAGTGTGTAAGCGGACAGACGGCAGGCATCAAAACGCAGAAAACGGAGCTAAATCAGACAATTGAAGAACTGGAGGCGGCGCTGAAGGCCAAGGAGGAG GAGCTCGAAAGATTAAAAGCCGAAGTTGAGCGCGCCAGCGAGCTACAGCTACAGAAAGATGCGGTCAGTCAGAAACTCCAG GAAACAGAAACACGGAATGCAGAGCTGGAAGCTCAGCTGGCCGGGCTGGAGCAGCGGGTGGAGACCAGTCAGGTGGAGCAGGAATCTTTCCGGAAGAGTCTGCGCTCGCTCCTCGAGCTCCTGGATGGCAAGATCTTCGAACTGACCGAGCTGCGAGACAGCCTGGCCAAGCTCATTGATGGCAGTGGCAGCTAG